A genomic segment from Desulfonatronum lacustre DSM 10312 encodes:
- a CDS encoding glycosyl transferase family protein produces MLLDFLPVLLIFLKAGLWVFGLVFFLNGLSDLFIDLVRIGIEVWRRVFIFGFRKSKHLTEADLTGRPEQFIAIMIPCWDESAVISRMLENSIKVLNYSNYVFFVGTYPNDPATQREVDLVRERFGNVERIVCPKDGPTSKADCLNWIFEGIRHYEKEHGTEFEIIVMEDSEDILHPMLLKLFNYLIPRMDMVQVPVLPMEPKWWQFTMGTYLDEFATNHSRDMVVRELLTGNLPSAGVGTAFSRKLLLGLAQKNQNRLFTIGSVTEDYDFGIRLGDVPGVRQIFSRVAFERTVRRKSRLTGREYSARKRDYIGVREFFPSTFRTAVRQKSRWILGITLQAWETIGWVGGFWTRYMLARDRVGLITNQVNMLANILVPVYLAVWGYVYFFPDAYRYPPVVTGGTILFHLMLANLGLLLWQLGMRAWYVARTYNIAQAALSPFRLIWANVINFFATIRAIRLYVRYLLTGAPVAWDKTDHSYPSEEELVRYRRRLGDLLLDRRFVTVAQLDTALERQKATGQPLGAILEDMGVIEEDKLLQTLGIQLSLQTTPVDPYAVDKEVIAMVPLGMARRQRLFPVGLSPNGGLILAMESMPDSDEIRQLASDIDRPVELRLTTRGDLSFAIRFGYDRLARESHEEKLTAELLRLELLTPEQLAEARKRQRKGYRSLGEVFTALGHLDRSSLSELKSCLENGRDIAPVGTCLLERGVITQAQLDEALHLQNRKTRQLETILTDMGVIDQATLESLSTRISGTDA; encoded by the coding sequence ATGCTTCTGGATTTCCTGCCCGTTCTGCTCATCTTTCTGAAGGCCGGCCTGTGGGTCTTCGGACTGGTCTTTTTTCTGAACGGGCTCAGCGATCTGTTCATCGACCTGGTCCGCATCGGCATTGAAGTCTGGCGGCGAGTGTTCATCTTCGGGTTTCGAAAGTCCAAGCACCTCACCGAAGCCGACCTGACGGGCCGCCCCGAACAGTTCATCGCCATAATGATTCCATGCTGGGATGAGTCCGCGGTCATCAGTCGCATGCTGGAAAACTCCATCAAGGTGCTCAACTATTCCAACTACGTCTTTTTCGTCGGTACGTATCCCAATGACCCGGCCACGCAGCGGGAAGTGGACCTTGTTCGGGAACGCTTCGGCAACGTGGAGCGCATCGTTTGCCCCAAGGACGGTCCGACCTCCAAAGCCGACTGCCTGAACTGGATTTTCGAGGGCATCCGCCATTACGAGAAGGAGCACGGCACCGAATTCGAGATCATCGTCATGGAGGACTCCGAAGACATCCTCCATCCCATGCTTCTCAAACTCTTCAATTACCTGATTCCCCGGATGGACATGGTCCAGGTTCCGGTTCTCCCCATGGAACCCAAGTGGTGGCAATTCACCATGGGCACCTACCTGGATGAGTTCGCCACGAACCACTCCCGAGACATGGTCGTCCGGGAGCTGCTCACCGGGAACCTCCCCTCCGCCGGAGTCGGAACGGCCTTTTCCAGAAAATTGCTGCTCGGCCTGGCTCAAAAGAATCAGAATCGCCTTTTCACCATCGGTTCGGTGACCGAAGACTACGACTTCGGCATCCGCCTGGGCGACGTTCCCGGAGTGCGCCAGATATTCTCCCGGGTGGCCTTTGAGCGCACCGTGCGCCGAAAAAGCCGCCTGACCGGCCGTGAATATTCTGCCCGCAAGCGGGATTATATCGGCGTTCGGGAATTCTTCCCCAGCACCTTTCGCACCGCGGTCCGCCAAAAATCACGCTGGATTTTGGGCATCACCTTGCAGGCCTGGGAAACCATCGGCTGGGTGGGCGGATTCTGGACCCGGTACATGCTGGCCAGGGACAGGGTTGGATTGATCACCAATCAGGTGAACATGCTGGCCAACATCCTGGTGCCGGTCTATCTGGCCGTCTGGGGCTACGTGTATTTCTTCCCCGACGCCTATCGCTACCCCCCGGTTGTCACCGGCGGAACGATCCTTTTCCATCTGATGCTGGCCAACCTTGGCCTGCTGCTCTGGCAGCTCGGCATGCGGGCCTGGTACGTGGCCCGAACCTATAACATCGCTCAGGCCGCCCTGAGCCCCTTCCGATTGATCTGGGCCAACGTCATCAATTTTTTCGCCACCATCCGGGCCATCAGGCTTTACGTCCGATACCTGCTCACCGGGGCCCCCGTGGCCTGGGACAAGACCGACCACTCCTACCCGAGTGAAGAAGAACTGGTCCGCTATCGGCGCCGGTTGGGCGACTTGCTGCTGGATCGCCGGTTCGTGACCGTGGCCCAGTTGGACACGGCCCTGGAGCGTCAAAAAGCCACCGGCCAACCTCTGGGCGCGATCCTGGAGGACATGGGCGTCATTGAAGAGGACAAACTTTTACAGACCCTGGGGATCCAACTCAGCCTTCAGACTACCCCCGTCGATCCGTATGCCGTGGACAAAGAGGTCATTGCCATGGTCCCGCTCGGCATGGCCCGACGACAACGCCTCTTTCCGGTGGGTCTCTCCCCGAACGGAGGCTTGATCCTGGCCATGGAATCCATGCCGGACTCCGATGAAATCAGACAATTGGCGAGCGACATCGACCGTCCGGTCGAGTTGCGTCTGACCACCCGCGGCGACCTGTCCTTCGCGATACGCTTTGGCTACGATCGATTGGCACGAGAATCGCATGAAGAGAAACTCACAGCGGAACTCCTCCGTCTGGAACTGCTCACTCCGGAACAACTCGCCGAGGCCCGCAAGAGGCAGCGAAAGGGATACCGGAGTCTCGGAGAAGTTTTTACAGCACTTGGACATCTGGACAGATCCAGTCTCAGCGAACTCAAATCATGCTTGGAGAACGGACGGGACATCGCCCCGGTGGGAACCTGTCTCCTGGAGCGAGGTGTCATAACGCAAGCCCAACTGGATGAAGCCCTGCACTTACAAAACAGAAAGACCAGACAGCTGGAAACAATTCTGACCGACATGGGTGTGATCGATCAGGCAACATTGGAATCTCTTTCGACCCGTATCTCCGGAACCGATGCATGA
- the wecB gene encoding non-hydrolyzing UDP-N-acetylglucosamine 2-epimerase, with translation MPHSIDIVLGTRPEAVKMAPVIAAFRDFPDEFSVRVLSTGQHREMLTQILDSFDLQPDRDLEIMRPGQSLAEISADVLRVMDQEIKSHRPDLLLVQGDTSTVLAAALAAFYHHVPVGHVEAGLRSHDLQNPFPEEANRRLVSILTGPHFAPTDSAALELLAEHVPAENIAVTGNTVVDALLHFADKLGPLAQDVQSRLQGRRLILVTAHRRESWGRGLENICRAVETIVQDHPDVVAVFPVHANPIVQQTARQILGHHDRIVLLPSVPYLEFVRMMYQAELILTDSGGVQEEAPSFGVPVLVTRDVTERAEAVDCGQARIVGTDPQTVIQAVGEVLAKRSEVSRIIRRTGNPFGDGRASRRIVLATRRFLRGERPLLLPEETFFGTCSEVEA, from the coding sequence ATGCCCCACTCCATCGACATCGTTCTCGGAACACGGCCCGAAGCCGTGAAAATGGCCCCTGTCATCGCCGCTTTTCGCGACTTCCCCGATGAGTTCTCGGTCCGGGTGTTGAGTACCGGACAGCACAGGGAAATGCTGACGCAGATCCTGGACTCCTTCGATTTACAACCCGACCGCGACCTTGAAATCATGCGCCCGGGCCAATCCCTGGCAGAGATATCCGCGGACGTGCTCCGCGTCATGGACCAGGAAATCAAAAGCCACCGTCCGGATCTGCTCCTGGTCCAGGGCGATACCAGCACGGTCCTGGCCGCGGCCCTGGCCGCGTTTTATCATCACGTGCCCGTGGGACACGTGGAAGCAGGCCTGCGGAGCCATGACCTCCAAAACCCTTTTCCCGAGGAAGCCAATCGTCGCCTGGTCTCCATCCTGACCGGACCGCACTTCGCGCCCACGGACTCGGCGGCCTTGGAATTGCTGGCCGAGCACGTCCCAGCGGAGAACATCGCCGTCACGGGCAATACCGTGGTGGACGCCTTGCTGCATTTCGCGGACAAACTGGGCCCCCTGGCCCAGGACGTCCAAAGCCGCCTCCAGGGCCGCCGACTGATTCTGGTCACGGCTCACCGCCGGGAATCGTGGGGCCGAGGCCTGGAAAATATTTGCCGGGCCGTGGAAACCATCGTTCAGGACCATCCGGACGTGGTCGCGGTGTTTCCGGTTCACGCCAACCCGATTGTCCAACAAACCGCGCGACAAATCCTCGGACACCATGACCGGATCGTTCTGCTCCCGTCCGTTCCGTACCTGGAATTTGTTCGGATGATGTACCAAGCCGAACTGATCCTGACCGACTCCGGAGGCGTGCAGGAAGAAGCCCCTTCATTCGGCGTACCGGTCCTGGTCACCCGCGACGTCACCGAACGCGCCGAGGCCGTGGACTGCGGTCAGGCCCGGATAGTGGGCACGGACCCCCAAACAGTGATTCAAGCCGTCGGCGAGGTGCTCGCCAAGCGGTCCGAGGTTTCCCGAATCATACGCCGGACCGGCAATCCCTTCGGCGACGGCCGGGCATCGCGGCGCATCGTCCTGGCGACCAGGCGTTTTCTGCGCGGAGAACGTCCCTTGCTGCTCCCGGAAGAAACCTTCTTCGGAACCTGTTCCGAGGTTGAGGCATAA
- the ercA gene encoding alcohol dehydrogenase-like regulatory protein ErcA gives MYQASMENLRKFVAPEFVFGVGARRLVGQFARNFSVRRVLVVVDEVVGGLPWTTDVLGSLDQANLEYRIFSDLSPNPRADEVMRGARYYLQEDCQAIVALGGGSALDCAKGVGIVCVNNKPILDFEGVDNVPVPGPPLICIPSTAGSSADVSQFAIITDQARKVKIAIVSKAMVPDIALIDPETTVSMSPHLTACTGYDALTHAVEAYVSNASSAITDLHALEAVRLVGKHLPRAVEAPLDMEARSGMMLASLHAGLAFSNASLGATHAMAHSLGGLLDLPHGECNAILLSRVVDFNFQAVPDRYLRVAEALGLDCRGLEVEGRRQALVQGLTALRKQVGLTRDLEELGVSQADIEGLSRQAVCDPCMVTNPVHPAVEDIERLYVRNSE, from the coding sequence ATGTATCAAGCTTCCATGGAGAATTTGCGGAAATTCGTGGCCCCGGAGTTTGTTTTCGGGGTGGGGGCGCGTCGGCTTGTCGGGCAGTTTGCCCGGAACTTCTCGGTGCGGCGTGTTCTGGTGGTGGTGGACGAGGTGGTCGGCGGGCTGCCGTGGACCACGGACGTCCTCGGCAGTCTGGATCAGGCGAATCTGGAGTATCGCATTTTCTCCGACCTTTCTCCCAACCCTCGGGCGGACGAGGTCATGCGGGGGGCGAGGTATTATCTTCAGGAGGATTGCCAGGCCATCGTCGCTCTGGGCGGCGGCAGCGCCCTGGACTGTGCCAAGGGGGTCGGCATCGTCTGCGTCAATAATAAGCCTATCCTGGATTTTGAAGGTGTGGACAACGTTCCCGTGCCCGGACCGCCTTTGATCTGCATTCCCAGCACCGCGGGCAGTTCCGCCGACGTCTCCCAGTTCGCGATCATCACGGACCAGGCGCGCAAGGTGAAAATCGCCATCGTGAGCAAGGCCATGGTTCCGGATATCGCCCTGATTGATCCGGAAACCACGGTCAGCATGTCGCCGCATCTCACGGCCTGCACCGGCTACGACGCCCTGACCCATGCTGTGGAAGCCTATGTGTCCAACGCCAGCTCGGCCATTACGGACCTGCACGCCCTGGAGGCCGTCCGCCTGGTCGGCAAGCATTTGCCGCGCGCGGTGGAGGCACCCCTGGACATGGAGGCTCGGTCCGGAATGATGCTGGCCTCGCTGCATGCCGGGCTGGCCTTTTCCAACGCCAGCCTGGGCGCGACCCACGCCATGGCCCACAGTCTCGGCGGACTGTTGGATCTGCCCCATGGCGAGTGCAACGCCATTCTGCTCAGCCGGGTGGTGGACTTCAATTTCCAAGCCGTCCCGGATCGTTATTTGCGGGTGGCTGAAGCCCTGGGGCTGGATTGTCGAGGGCTGGAGGTCGAGGGGCGACGCCAGGCGCTGGTGCAGGGGCTGACGGCGTTGCGCAAGCAGGTCGGACTGACCAGGGACCTGGAAGAACTGGGCGTCAGTCAAGCGGATATCGAGGGATTGTCCCGGCAGGCCGTGTGCGATCCCTGCATGGTCACCAACCCTGTCCACCCTGCCGTGGAAGACATCGAACGATTGTATGTCCGAAACTCTGAATAA
- a CDS encoding hybrid sensor histidine kinase/response regulator has translation MSETLNKTIPPEVLLSEGDAGVGPQGTTTNRDALRRRIIGLGEGSIHKSYYPQLQQRLRELHRFKTLLDGSNEGIFLIRLPNSLQTDSRETDSGVPDGDMPDVDMVDVNESACAQLGYSCQEILELSFFDLFPTKDHRRLESFLSTMDQSEHGRSIITEFIRSNGECFPVEVSSRLVRFDLDPYAVVVARDITERLRMEEELQRAGNLEALGVLAGGIAHDFNNFLTAIMNQISLAKLHLDQADHVLEKLTYAENACLQAKGLTQQLLTFAKGGEPVRKITSMASLVGDALRLVLAGTNVKPMLTIPDDLWLVDIDSGQISQVLNNLLINAVQAMPEGGMLRVTVRNVIHAKGGGESTFGEHLPHGDHLCVTIQDSGPGIPEETLAKIFDPYFTTKPQGSGLGLATSYSIIRKHGGTLTVRSKQGQGATFMFCLPATRFETDSAHSQPSEPFHSAEVAHHILFMDDDDMIRESMGEILEDIGYTVTLVRDGREALEALHQAREDNQVFDVAIMDLTIPGGMGGAEAVGRLKAVDPLLKAVVSSGYSTAPAMAHYREYGFDAVVAKPYTVNELRSVLARLLSGDEEEG, from the coding sequence ATGTCCGAAACTCTGAATAAAACCATCCCGCCGGAAGTCCTTCTCTCCGAGGGCGATGCGGGCGTCGGTCCTCAAGGGACGACCACGAACCGCGATGCCTTGCGTCGCCGGATCATCGGTCTGGGCGAGGGGTCCATCCATAAAAGCTATTACCCGCAGTTGCAGCAGCGCTTGCGGGAGCTGCATCGCTTCAAGACCCTGCTGGACGGCAGCAATGAAGGCATTTTTCTGATTCGGTTGCCAAATTCGCTCCAAACGGATTCGCGCGAAACGGATTCCGGCGTGCCGGATGGCGACATGCCGGATGTCGACATGGTGGACGTGAACGAATCAGCCTGTGCCCAGCTCGGCTACTCCTGCCAGGAAATTCTGGAACTCTCATTTTTCGATCTTTTTCCAACCAAGGATCATCGTCGGCTGGAGTCGTTTCTCTCCACCATGGACCAATCCGAGCACGGGCGGTCCATTATCACGGAGTTCATTCGCTCCAATGGAGAATGTTTTCCCGTGGAAGTCTCCTCGCGGCTGGTCCGGTTCGATCTGGACCCTTACGCCGTGGTCGTGGCCCGGGACATCACCGAACGGTTGCGCATGGAGGAGGAACTGCAACGAGCCGGAAACCTGGAAGCCCTTGGGGTGCTGGCCGGAGGCATTGCGCATGATTTCAATAATTTTTTGACGGCGATCATGAACCAGATTTCCTTGGCCAAGCTGCATTTGGATCAGGCGGATCATGTTCTGGAAAAGTTGACCTACGCGGAAAACGCCTGCTTGCAGGCCAAAGGATTGACCCAGCAACTGTTGACCTTTGCCAAGGGCGGGGAGCCCGTGCGCAAGATCACTTCCATGGCGAGTTTGGTCGGCGATGCCTTGCGATTGGTTCTGGCCGGAACCAACGTCAAACCCATGCTGACCATTCCCGATGATTTATGGCTGGTGGACATTGATTCGGGACAGATTTCGCAGGTTTTGAACAATCTCCTGATCAACGCGGTTCAGGCCATGCCCGAGGGCGGGATGTTGCGCGTGACCGTGCGCAACGTGATACACGCCAAGGGGGGGGGAGAATCGACGTTCGGAGAGCATTTGCCCCATGGCGACCATCTCTGCGTGACCATCCAGGATAGTGGCCCGGGAATTCCCGAAGAGACGTTGGCCAAAATTTTCGATCCCTACTTTACCACCAAGCCCCAGGGCAGTGGCCTCGGATTGGCCACTTCCTATTCGATCATCCGGAAGCACGGGGGAACACTCACCGTACGGTCCAAGCAGGGACAGGGCGCGACGTTCATGTTTTGCCTGCCCGCCACGCGGTTCGAGACGGATTCGGCTCACAGCCAACCCAGTGAGCCTTTTCACTCCGCTGAGGTGGCCCATCATATTCTCTTCATGGACGATGACGACATGATTCGCGAATCCATGGGCGAGATTCTGGAGGACATCGGCTATACGGTGACGCTGGTCCGGGACGGACGAGAGGCCTTGGAGGCGCTGCATCAGGCGCGGGAGGACAACCAGGTGTTCGACGTGGCCATCATGGACCTGACCATTCCCGGCGGCATGGGCGGAGCGGAGGCGGTCGGGCGGCTGAAGGCCGTGGATCCGCTGCTCAAAGCCGTGGTTTCCAGCGGCTACAGCACGGCTCCGGCCATGGCCCACTATCGGGAATACGGTTTTGACGCCGTGGTGGCCAAGCCCTATACGGTGAACGAGTTGCGAAGCGTTTTGGCTCGATTGTTGAGTGGAGACGAGGAAGAAGGATGA
- a CDS encoding ABC transporter substrate-binding protein, with protein sequence MKASWLLKWIQEAGGLFALLLFVLFLGIPALASDDEPEPIRVGMSGAFSGPIRALGIEVYRGAMAYFEHVNRRGGINGRPVTFLAYDDAYDPALALENAVRLLEQDRVDALFSFVGTPTVTRVLPLLKVYDDRDISLFFPVTGAEPQRQPPYGGYVFNLRASYAQEVDALVREFVRLGKTRFAILYQADSYGRSGWEGLRNALHRHSLSIVEEATYSRGFRFEQSMGKQVDILRDADPDVVISIASYAAAAAFIREARDLDWGVPVANVSFVASESMLELLLEQERRTERSYTCNLVNSQVVPSYEDYSLWGVMEYRWIMDQCVCKLPGQLAPDHYDPLPYSFASFEGMLNAKVFTELARKIPLGELAADENGEFEAVPLLINLGIGAPVFLGAGRRQGMDAVYFSTVRDGRFVPLHDWKQWSEEGRR encoded by the coding sequence ATGAAAGCAAGTTGGTTGTTGAAGTGGATCCAAGAGGCAGGGGGACTGTTTGCGCTTTTGCTTTTCGTACTGTTTTTGGGGATTCCGGCCCTGGCCTCCGATGATGAGCCGGAGCCGATCCGGGTGGGCATGTCCGGGGCGTTCAGCGGGCCGATTCGGGCTCTGGGCATCGAAGTGTACCGCGGGGCCATGGCGTATTTCGAGCATGTCAACCGCCGAGGAGGAATCAACGGTCGGCCCGTTACCTTTCTGGCTTACGACGATGCGTATGATCCGGCCTTGGCCCTGGAAAACGCGGTCCGGCTGTTGGAGCAGGACCGGGTGGACGCGTTGTTCAGCTTCGTGGGCACGCCCACCGTGACCCGCGTCCTGCCCCTGCTCAAGGTTTATGACGACAGAGACATTTCTCTATTCTTCCCGGTGACCGGAGCTGAACCTCAGCGCCAGCCGCCCTATGGCGGTTACGTCTTCAATTTGCGGGCTTCCTACGCTCAGGAAGTGGACGCTTTGGTCCGGGAATTCGTTCGGTTGGGAAAAACCCGGTTCGCGATCCTTTACCAGGCCGATTCCTATGGCCGCAGCGGTTGGGAGGGGCTGCGCAACGCCTTGCATCGGCACTCGCTCTCCATTGTGGAGGAGGCCACCTATTCCCGAGGGTTTCGGTTTGAACAAAGCATGGGCAAGCAGGTGGACATTTTGCGCGACGCGGACCCGGACGTGGTCATCAGCATCGCCTCCTACGCCGCTGCCGCCGCCTTTATCCGCGAGGCTCGGGACCTGGACTGGGGCGTGCCCGTGGCCAACGTCTCCTTCGTGGCCAGCGAAAGCATGCTGGAGTTGCTGCTGGAGCAGGAGCGACGTACGGAGCGGAGCTATACCTGTAACCTGGTCAATTCGCAGGTGGTGCCCAGCTACGAGGACTATTCGCTGTGGGGGGTGATGGAGTATCGATGGATCATGGATCAGTGCGTCTGTAAGCTGCCCGGGCAACTCGCCCCGGACCATTATGATCCCTTGCCCTACAGCTTCGCCAGCTTCGAGGGCATGCTCAACGCCAAGGTGTTCACGGAACTCGCGCGGAAAATTCCGTTGGGTGAGCTGGCCGCTGACGAGAATGGTGAGTTTGAAGCCGTCCCTCTGCTGATCAACCTGGGCATCGGCGCGCCGGTTTTTCTGGGTGCGGGACGTCGTCAGGGAATGGACGCCGTCTATTTCTCCACTGTCCGGGACGGTCGTTTCGTCCCGCTGCACGACTGGAAGCAATGGTCCGAGGAGGGGCGGCGATGA